In Heteronotia binoei isolate CCM8104 ecotype False Entrance Well chromosome 4, APGP_CSIRO_Hbin_v1, whole genome shotgun sequence, a genomic segment contains:
- the SYDE1 gene encoding rho GTPase-activating protein SYDE1: protein MAQPLLRKTLSRLRRKESRGCPKARGGDCPLESPGTLECFAAQGKPLPSDEGGGKAAAVTVSRKQKWAKVESGVREDSCSGESCFSQPPRGAVAQDETPSPEISGEGATRPEVATEMPAGSVEVCSSTVSLRCSSRGAYLQSLERSSREWVLSSGKAPGVEEPAASTSPELTEAVAFCSSEGEIWYNPIPEDEDLQPPSPGRTKGSSAGTKEAKDKKPKEEAAAGGSQPSSPSQSKPAVPSEEWVGRQHQTRGKVPVTSPGPEERATGQSPSAHKKDHPPHKTKPSGPVRTLSMKMKKLPELRRRLSLRSFRPRGQEAEGNLSPKESRNVISRYHLDSSVASRHHPARDAAMSKGDCFSDGDSPELPAKTDARFLGLEGTSFQPYRFAEHPGCLQPLSGLVSIHLLGVQDFRPPRAEAKEVFCVLQVDSVNKARTALLPCRSASLSLNHSFQLELEDSRLLKIVIFSCDPAAQRNRVCCCGTILLPHIFQGSRSQQLAMQLQPRGLLYIKLTLLDQRGPASGVDKPQVFGVELSQLVERERAALKVPLLIQKCVDQIEKRGLKIVGLYRLCGSAVVKKELRDAFEKDSDAVVLSEEFYPDINAITGILKDYLRELPTPLITSHLYQVVLEAMSNRAAGQDVEETTGFLDCLPEAEKATLRLLLDHLSLVAAFYDFNRMNAQNLAVCFGPVLLSQGPGRTGGHSLDSQHPSVSSTVDFKHHIEVLHYLLQAWPGEQCAAQQRMAEAGELIPPTEHHQWPLSLDLPEQQPTVVVRSHSRGPESPPTNRYAGDWSVCGQHLSLAPPRESGIHKKAAGSESDNENDKEAALRDGLMCHGQGIFLDSFALVEDPEDAFSPRISLKDFDALLMDLEQELCKQINVCL, encoded by the exons ATGGCGCAGCCCCTGCTCCGCAAGACTCTCTCCCGCCTGCGCCGCAAGGAGAGCCGCGGCTGCCCCAAGGCGCGAGGCGGAG ATTGCCCCTTGGAGTCGCCGGGTACCTTGGAGTGCTTTGCTGCCCAAGGGAAGCCTCTCCCATCAGACGAGGGAGGCGGGAAAGCTGCCGCTGTCACCGTGTCTCGGAAGCAAAAGTGGGCCAAGGTCGAGTCGGGAGTCCGGGAGGATTCCTGCAGCGGGGAGTCTTGCTTCTCCCAGCCGCCGCGAGGAGCGGTGGCGCAGGACGAAACGCCGTCTCCTGAGATCTCCGGCGAGGGGGCCACCAGGCCCGAGGTGGCCACTGAGATGCCGGCTGGCTCCGTGGAGGTTTGCAGCTCGACCGTGAGCCTCAGGTGCAGCAGCCGTGGGGCTTACTtgcagagcctggagaggagcaGCCGGGAGTGGGTGCTCTCCTCGGGGAAGGCCCCGGGGGTGGAGGAGCCGGCTGCCAGCACTAGCCCTGAGCTCACGGAAGCCGTAGCATTCTGCAGTAGTGAAGGGGAGATCTGGTACAACCCCATCCCTGAGGACGAGGAcctgcaacccccctcccccggcagGACAAAGGGCAGCAGTGCAGGGACCAAGGAGGCGAAGGACAAGAAGCCCAAAGAGGAAGCCGCGGCTGGGGGGTCACAGCCGTCTTCGCCAAGCCAGTCAAAGCCAGCAGTGCCTTCTGAGGAATGGGTCGGTCGTCAGCACCAGACACGTG GAAAGGTGCCAGTCACGAGTCCAGGTCCCGAAGAAAGGGCAACAGGCCAGAGCCCCAGTGCCCACAAGAAGGACCATCCTCCCCACAAGACAAAGCCCTCAGGGCCCGTGCGCACCCTTTCCATGAAGATGAAGAAGCTGCCGGAGCTGAGGCGAAGGCTTAGTCTGCGCAGCTTCCGTCCCCGGGGGCAGGAGGCAGAGGGGAATTTGTCCCCCAAGGAGTCGCGCAACGTCATCAGCCGCTACCACTTGGACAGCAGTGTGGCTTCTCGGCACCACCCAGCCAGGGACGCAGCTATGAGCAAAGGGGACTGCTTCAGTGACGGCGATTCCCCAGAGCTCCCGGCCAAGACCGATGCCCGCTTCTTGGGACTTGAAGGCACCTCCTTCCAACCGTACAGATTTGCAGAGCATCCCGGTTGTCTGCAGCCTCTCTCTGGCCTGGTCAGCATCCACCTGCTGGGAGTGCAGGACTTTAGGCCTCCCCGAGCTGAAGCCAAGGAGGTCTTCTGTGTCCTCCAGGTGGACTCCGTCAACAAGGCCCGGACGGCTCTGCTCCCATGCCGGTCGGCCTCCCTCAGCCTCAACCATTCTTTCCAGCTGGAGCTCGAAGACTCCCGGCTCCTCAAAATTGTGATCTTCTCCTGCGATCCTGCAGCGCAGAGGAACCGGGTCTGCTGCTGCGGCACCATCCTCCTTCCCCACATTTTTCAAG GCTCCAGGTCTCAGCAGCTGGCCAtgcagctgcagccccggggACTCCTGTATATCAAGCTTACCCTCCTGGATCAACGGGGGCCGGCCAGCGGCGTTGACAAGCCACAGGTCTTTGGAGTAGAGCTGAGCCAGCTGGTGGAGAGGGAGAGGGCCGCCCTCAAAGTGCCACTGCTGATACAGAAGTGTGTGGATCAGATCGAGAAACGAGGACTGAAG ATTGTGGGTCTGTATCGCTTGTGTGGGTCTGCAGTGGTGAAGAAGGAACTGCGCGACGCCTTTGAGAAGGACAGTGATGCCGTGGTGCTCTCGGAAGAGTTCTACCCGGATATCAATGCTATTACAG GCATCCTGAAAGACTATTTGCGTGAGCTGCCGACACCCCTCATCACTAGCCATCTCTACCAGGTGGTACTAGAGGCCATGTCTAATCGGGCAGCAGGCCAAGATGTTGAGGAGACAACAGGGTTTTTGGATTGCTTGCCGGAGGCTGAGAAG GCGACCCTGCGGCTGCTGCTGGACCACCTCAGTTTGGTTGCTGCATTTTATGACTTCAACCGCATGAACGCCCAGAACCTTGCTGTGTGCTTTGGGCCCGTTTTGCTCAGCCAGGGACCGGGGAGGACGGGGGGCCACAGCCTCGACTCCCAGCACCCGTCCGTCTCCAGCACCGTGGACTTCAAGCACCACATCGAAGTGCTGCACTATCTGTTGCAGGCCTGGCCGGGTGAGCAGTGCGCAG CTCAACAGAGGATGGCAGAAGCCGGTGAGCTCATCCCGCCCACTGAGCACCACCAGTGGCCCCTTTCTCTGGATCTGCCAGAGCAGCAACCCACAGTCGTGGTTCGGAGCCATTCAAGAGGCCCGGAAAGCCCTCCCACCAACCGCTATGCTGGGGATTGGAGCGTTTGCGGGCAGCACCTGTCGCTGGCACCCCCCAGGGAAAGTGGCATCCACAAGAAGGCTGCTGGGAGCGAGAGTGACAATGAAAACGACAAAGAGGCTGCCCTGAGAGATGGTCTGATGTGCCACGGGCAGGGCATCTTCTTGGACAGCTTTGCCTTGGTGGAGGACCCGGAAGATGCCTTCAGCCCAAGGATCAGTCTGAAGGACTTTGatgccctgctgatggacctggAGCAGGAGCTCTGCAAACAGATCAATGTCTGCCTGTGA